The Peribacillus sp. FSL E2-0218 genome contains a region encoding:
- a CDS encoding mechanosensitive ion channel family protein has product MSRMYDNVTSELLDEKIWLLIGEGIIKIFLVLLLSRIIITIGKTLLNKFFKARSRTPIRVSERREATLIKLLENIITYVINFIALMMILEIFGLHVMPLLAGAGVIGLAIGFGAQSLVKDIITGFFVIFEDQFSVGDYIKINTYEGEVIEIGLRTTKIKSDAGELHFIPNGSIIQVTNYSILNSKAVVDVTIANDGSIERAERVLIELLNSMEGKYDALVKAPEFLGIETINPDEVVLRVTAETKPLQNVEFSRVLRKEISAALDLIGIKSTYSGSES; this is encoded by the coding sequence ATGAGCCGCATGTATGATAACGTTACAAGCGAATTATTGGATGAAAAGATATGGTTGTTGATAGGCGAGGGCATTATTAAAATCTTCCTTGTTCTATTGTTATCGCGTATTATTATTACTATAGGAAAGACCCTTTTAAATAAATTCTTCAAAGCTCGTTCAAGAACTCCGATTCGGGTTTCGGAGCGCAGGGAAGCGACCCTCATAAAGTTGCTGGAAAATATCATTACCTATGTGATCAATTTCATCGCTTTGATGATGATCCTTGAAATTTTTGGACTTCATGTAATGCCATTGCTTGCTGGTGCAGGGGTAATCGGCTTGGCCATCGGGTTTGGTGCCCAAAGTTTGGTCAAGGATATCATTACAGGATTTTTCGTGATTTTTGAAGATCAATTTTCGGTTGGTGATTATATTAAGATCAATACCTATGAGGGAGAAGTCATTGAAATCGGGCTTCGGACAACGAAAATTAAAAGTGATGCAGGCGAATTGCACTTCATTCCTAACGGCAGCATCATACAAGTCACCAACTATTCGATTTTGAACAGCAAGGCGGTCGTTGATGTGACAATCGCCAATGATGGATCGATCGAGCGTGCCGAAAGGGTTCTGATTGAGCTTTTAAACAGCATGGAAGGCAAATACGATGCCCTGGTCAAAGCTCCTGAATTTTTGGGGATCGAAACGATAAATCCTGATGAAGTCGTCCTTCGGGTTACAGCGGAAACCAAGCCATTGCAAAATGTCGAATTCAGCAGGGTTTTGAGAAAAGAAATAAGTGCTGCCCTCGATTTAATTGGGATTAAATCCACTTACAGTGGCAGCGAGTCGTAG
- the yyaC gene encoding spore protease YyaC: MNLNSSLFHTNKNRLSRILHEDTDASKQISQELINLLPTGKLQPIVIVCIGTDRSTGDSLGPLVGTLLSEKTQNNSSPFHVYGTLDDPIHAMNLQEKLNEINKIHTDSFIIGIDACLGKLKSVGIVQIGQGPVKPGAGVNKDLPSVGNAHITGIVNVSGFMEFMVLQNTRLNLVLKMAKTIAAGIDEAQNLYQAKPAITPFTWALKQEKTL; this comes from the coding sequence ATGAATCTGAATTCTAGTCTATTTCATACTAATAAAAATAGATTGAGTCGCATCCTTCATGAAGATACGGATGCATCCAAACAAATTTCCCAAGAATTGATCAACCTTCTGCCAACCGGAAAGCTTCAGCCCATCGTCATTGTCTGCATCGGCACGGACCGTTCTACAGGCGATTCACTCGGACCGCTTGTCGGCACTCTGCTAAGCGAGAAAACGCAAAACAACTCTTCTCCTTTCCATGTGTATGGGACTCTGGACGACCCTATCCATGCAATGAATCTGCAGGAGAAATTGAACGAGATAAATAAGATTCATACTGATTCCTTTATCATAGGCATCGATGCTTGCTTAGGTAAACTGAAAAGCGTTGGCATCGTCCAAATCGGGCAAGGCCCCGTGAAACCCGGTGCTGGAGTCAATAAAGATCTTCCTTCCGTTGGTAATGCCCATATCACGGGAATCGTCAATGTCAGTGGATTCATGGAATTCATGGTCCTGCAAAACACCCGTCTCAATCTTGTGCTGAAAATGGCCAAAACCATTGCCGCAGGAATTGATGAGGCGCAAAATCTTTATCAAGCAAAACCAGCCATCACGCCATTCACTTGGGCATTGAAGCAAGAAAAAACCCTTTAA